The proteins below are encoded in one region of Paenibacillus sp. YYML68:
- a CDS encoding non-ribosomal peptide synthetase — translation MKSLADRIQALTPDQRALLEKKLKANQMDSILSSMTGTTIPRRNHSGPSPLSFDQERLWFFHQLHPESYTYNVYGVARMKGEVHYEALVQAINAILARHEGWRTVFDAVEPLQYVLPEVSISVPTEDLRPTPDHLKESVVQKLMREEVQRLFDLQKGPLVRFKLFYLSDTEARFVLTVHHIVNDLITLSIFFEELAAHYSAIVSGERVSLPEPPIQYADYAEWQRRDLQGEKKERLLQFWKEQLKDSSYILDLQTDFPRPPVMSYQGARVFIHTPNEVFDRLKAIGQQEKATNFMVILTAFYILLYRYTGQADVLVGTPIANRYLPEMERVMGYFLTMGTLRANMSGDMTAMELLRQVRETSKEVYNHQELPVGLLLDELRIPNDPSRNPLVQAVFVYVDTPQHKSGQSIVAGLEVEQEEIDGETAKYDITIGVMESPTGLSGFLEYPPDLFRRETFERMAEHWNELLGSIADNPEQTLAELAMLTEAEYRQIVIEWNDTDKAYDSTIQCLHQWLEEQAARTPERTAIIFDEAELTYREINERANRLARSLRAKGVAPGEVVAVIAERSFEMVTGIYAILKAGGAYIPVDPHYPDERLRYILEDSGARLALVQERFEERLAFPCQIVNLNDEREYAEEVANLELVSRPEDLAYVMYTSGSTGKPKGVMTEHRSIVNRLLWMQDYYPIDETDTILQKTTYTFDISVWELFWWTMAGSKLCLLSVDGEKNPEQILETIARERITTIHFVPSMLQAFLNYTEHFPASSLAKKLASLRQVFATGEPLQPRHVDRFYTTIAAANGARLVNLYGPTEAAVEVSHFECKPGVSYTSVPIGKPASNTQLYILKEGTTQLQPVGVAGELCIAGVQVARGYLNLPEQNAEKFVDNPFIPGGRMYRTGDLAKWLPDGSVELLGRIDHQVKVRGYRIELGEIESQLLNLESVTGAAVVALEDASGGLQLYAYFVADRKLSSDKLKAALSWVLPSYMVPAAFVQLEHMPLTSNGKINRKALPKPTASRRLETPYAGPRSDTEREFVSIWQEVLGVRTIGIHDSFFDLGGDSIKAIQLFSRLIHTGYKVEMKDLFQYPSIASLSPFVQTVSRIAEQGEVTGEVGLTPIQHWFFELGLTEPHHFNQTVMFHRAQGFDASAVRLALGKLAEHHDALRIVMRQTGNGLFLHNRSTEEAGELFSLQIYDFTAEENMESAVQAKANEIQRSISLSDGPLLKSGLFRCPDGDHLLFCIHHLVVDGTSWSILVAHFTMAYEQAIQSRPILLPGKSNSFLSWTNELLQYSNGPVMEKEVAYWQQIEQTEVKSLPKDHPEATGMIVGESRTVTVLLSEEETEALQKQAHRAYNTDLPDLLLAALGMAVHEWTGMKEVLIGMEGHGRPPIHPDLDVSLTVGWFTSLYPFLLQTGAEMSMPQRIINVKESRRQIPHDGIGYGLLRYLSKQKDKLRLESEPELIFNYFGQLDMEINGLMKRSPLSSGENISERTRLRHLIGVNSFISGGVLNLTVEYNGKAYSQSTMEQLAERIRSGLRQVVSHCMAQKRAVLTPSDVLFKGLSLDDLQQLAASTSSVGEIENVFDMTPMQKGMLFHSLLNPESSAYFQQATFDLLGNLDVELFHESLNLMVQRHQALRTNLYHGWKGEHLQVVFKSKSCELYYEDLRNRSRTDQMAYAEQYRQKDKTRSFDLYRDSLMRVSILQTGDREYRFIWSFHHMIMDGWCIALVTNEVFDSYSALVRGQQPVLYPVTPYSEYMTWLGRQDVSAAAAYWTEYLRGCDSATVLTKTKQLSIGEGYSAEKLTSVLETDVNESLHLAAKQHQVTIHSLIQTAWGVLLQNNNYRQDVVFGCVVSGRSAQVKGFDKMIGLFINTIPVRIICDGEEPFSGVMKRMQEFALASKEYETYPLYEIQAKSVLKHKLISHIINFLNFPPSQLDETRSELSELKFVNVNFNEEVNYNFLLTISLADSLILEYNYNALVYSKEDIEELNHDFIQILKRIAINPLVSIEDLNHPHHYSWRKQENYWLERLAGEWPVMDLPTDYPRPVTPNYGRERGAVEFVIDPALTEGLGLLSGQCGSTLFTVLLAAYSIMLSQNSGQTDIRVGCPVVVKPSSDQGKEVESGDNTLVLRSFPEEDKTFAAYLQEVKETMLNAIANQNYPFEVLAERLGLVRKDSCIPTMQAMFVQQSDERKLLEPPVGPSFISHGRHSAAYNIACSDLCLYAAEQGEEIGCRFEYNTKLFERNTIEEMISDLTWLLSVLIDKPQLKLSQLEPSGSGVSDSPLIEFNF, via the coding sequence ATGAAAAGTTTAGCGGACCGAATCCAAGCATTAACCCCCGATCAGCGAGCCTTGCTCGAAAAAAAACTGAAGGCTAATCAGATGGATTCCATCTTGAGCAGCATGACAGGAACGACGATTCCAAGACGGAATCATTCGGGACCAAGTCCGCTGTCGTTTGATCAGGAGCGGTTATGGTTTTTCCATCAGCTTCATCCGGAGTCGTATACCTATAATGTTTACGGCGTGGCGCGGATGAAGGGGGAAGTCCATTACGAAGCGTTGGTGCAGGCGATCAATGCGATCCTCGCCAGGCACGAAGGATGGCGGACAGTCTTCGATGCTGTGGAGCCGCTGCAGTATGTTCTTCCGGAAGTGAGCATATCTGTTCCTACGGAGGACTTGCGGCCGACGCCGGACCATCTTAAGGAATCGGTCGTACAGAAGCTGATGCGGGAAGAAGTGCAGCGTTTGTTTGATTTGCAAAAAGGACCGCTTGTTCGCTTCAAGCTGTTCTACTTATCGGATACGGAAGCAAGGTTCGTATTGACGGTTCACCATATTGTGAACGATCTAATTACGCTTTCCATATTTTTCGAGGAATTGGCCGCCCATTATTCGGCTATTGTGTCAGGGGAACGAGTAAGCCTCCCCGAGCCGCCGATTCAATATGCGGATTATGCGGAATGGCAGCGGAGAGATTTGCAAGGAGAGAAGAAGGAGAGGCTGCTCCAATTCTGGAAAGAGCAGTTGAAGGACAGCTCGTACATTTTGGATCTTCAGACTGACTTTCCGAGACCTCCCGTCATGAGCTATCAAGGGGCACGTGTTTTCATTCATACACCAAATGAAGTGTTCGACCGATTGAAGGCGATTGGGCAGCAAGAGAAGGCGACCAACTTTATGGTGATTTTGACCGCATTTTATATCCTGCTATACCGCTATACGGGACAAGCTGATGTCTTGGTCGGAACCCCGATTGCCAATCGCTATTTGCCCGAGATGGAGAGGGTGATGGGGTATTTTTTAACTATGGGGACGCTTCGCGCCAACATGTCCGGGGACATGACGGCCATGGAGCTGCTTCGTCAAGTACGGGAGACGTCGAAGGAGGTCTACAATCATCAGGAGCTGCCTGTCGGATTGCTGCTGGACGAGCTACGTATTCCGAATGATCCGAGCCGCAATCCGCTTGTGCAAGCCGTGTTCGTGTATGTGGATACGCCGCAACATAAATCAGGCCAATCGATCGTGGCGGGGCTAGAGGTGGAGCAGGAAGAGATCGACGGTGAAACAGCCAAGTATGATATTACGATCGGAGTCATGGAATCGCCGACGGGCTTGAGCGGCTTTCTTGAGTATCCGCCGGATTTGTTCCGCCGGGAAACGTTTGAGCGCATGGCGGAGCATTGGAATGAGCTGCTTGGCAGCATCGCGGATAATCCTGAGCAAACGTTGGCCGAGCTGGCGATGTTAACCGAGGCGGAATACAGGCAAATCGTTATCGAGTGGAATGACACGGACAAAGCTTACGATTCGACCATTCAATGTCTACATCAATGGCTTGAGGAGCAGGCGGCCCGAACGCCTGAGCGAACGGCGATCATCTTTGACGAGGCTGAGCTGACGTATCGGGAAATCAATGAGCGGGCCAATCGTCTTGCCCGGTCGCTCCGGGCCAAAGGGGTCGCTCCGGGCGAAGTCGTTGCGGTTATAGCGGAGCGCTCGTTTGAAATGGTGACGGGCATCTACGCCATCCTGAAAGCAGGAGGAGCCTACATACCGGTTGATCCGCATTATCCGGATGAACGCCTCCGATATATACTGGAGGACAGCGGAGCAAGGCTCGCGCTTGTACAAGAACGGTTCGAGGAACGTCTGGCGTTTCCTTGCCAGATCGTCAATTTGAACGATGAAAGGGAGTATGCGGAGGAAGTCGCCAATTTGGAGCTTGTTTCGCGACCGGAAGATTTGGCATATGTGATGTATACGTCAGGCTCTACAGGCAAACCGAAGGGGGTTATGACCGAGCATCGCTCCATCGTCAACCGGTTACTATGGATGCAGGATTATTATCCCATCGATGAGACGGATACGATTTTGCAAAAGACGACTTATACGTTCGACATTTCGGTGTGGGAATTGTTTTGGTGGACGATGGCCGGTTCAAAACTGTGCTTGTTGTCCGTTGACGGAGAGAAAAATCCCGAGCAGATTTTGGAGACGATCGCCAGGGAAAGAATCACGACGATCCATTTTGTACCCTCCATGCTGCAAGCATTCCTGAATTACACCGAACATTTCCCTGCGTCCAGTCTCGCGAAGAAGCTGGCGTCGCTGCGTCAAGTGTTTGCTACCGGAGAGCCGCTGCAGCCTCGACACGTGGATCGGTTCTACACAACGATCGCTGCGGCGAACGGAGCTCGCCTTGTCAATTTATACGGACCGACGGAGGCGGCCGTGGAGGTGTCACACTTCGAATGTAAGCCCGGCGTGTCTTATACGAGTGTTCCAATAGGCAAACCCGCGAGTAATACACAGCTTTATATATTGAAAGAGGGCACGACTCAACTACAGCCGGTCGGGGTAGCGGGCGAGCTGTGCATTGCCGGAGTACAAGTGGCAAGAGGCTACTTGAACCTACCGGAGCAGAACGCGGAGAAATTCGTTGACAATCCGTTTATTCCCGGCGGTAGGATGTATCGTACAGGCGATTTGGCAAAATGGCTGCCCGATGGCAGCGTCGAGTTGTTGGGGCGAATCGACCATCAGGTGAAAGTAAGGGGGTACCGGATTGAGCTGGGCGAGATTGAGTCGCAGCTGCTGAATCTGGAGTCGGTTACTGGGGCAGCGGTCGTCGCCCTTGAAGATGCGTCAGGGGGCCTGCAGCTGTACGCTTATTTCGTGGCAGACCGAAAGCTGTCTTCAGATAAGCTGAAAGCCGCGCTGTCCTGGGTGCTGCCCAGCTATATGGTGCCGGCCGCCTTCGTCCAATTGGAGCATATGCCACTTACTTCCAATGGAAAAATCAACCGCAAGGCGTTGCCTAAGCCGACCGCCAGCCGACGCCTCGAAACACCTTATGCCGGGCCGCGCTCAGATACTGAGCGGGAGTTCGTTTCTATCTGGCAGGAAGTTCTCGGTGTCCGGACGATCGGGATTCACGACAGCTTTTTTGATTTGGGAGGAGACTCGATCAAGGCGATCCAGCTGTTCTCAAGACTTATCCATACCGGATACAAGGTAGAGATGAAGGACTTGTTTCAATATCCGTCCATCGCATCGTTAAGCCCGTTTGTTCAAACGGTCAGCCGCATCGCGGAGCAAGGAGAAGTGACAGGGGAGGTTGGGCTTACGCCCATTCAGCACTGGTTTTTTGAGCTCGGCTTGACAGAGCCGCATCATTTTAACCAGACCGTCATGTTTCACAGAGCGCAAGGCTTTGATGCGTCGGCAGTTCGTCTCGCGCTCGGCAAACTCGCAGAGCATCATGACGCTTTGCGGATCGTCATGCGCCAAACCGGGAATGGGTTGTTCTTGCATAATCGCAGTACGGAAGAAGCGGGTGAGCTGTTCAGCCTGCAAATTTATGATTTCACAGCCGAAGAGAATATGGAATCAGCAGTCCAAGCGAAGGCGAACGAAATACAGCGCAGCATCAGCTTATCCGACGGCCCCTTGTTGAAATCAGGCCTGTTCCGCTGTCCGGACGGCGATCATTTGTTATTCTGTATCCATCATCTGGTTGTGGACGGAACGTCTTGGAGCATTCTGGTTGCTCATTTCACGATGGCTTACGAACAGGCGATTCAAAGTCGCCCCATCCTCCTACCTGGCAAATCCAATTCATTTCTCAGCTGGACCAATGAATTGCTTCAATATTCAAATGGACCGGTAATGGAGAAAGAAGTGGCATATTGGCAGCAAATCGAACAAACCGAAGTGAAATCGCTGCCCAAAGATCATCCTGAAGCGACCGGGATGATTGTTGGGGAGAGCCGGACAGTGACGGTATTATTATCGGAAGAGGAAACCGAAGCTCTGCAAAAACAGGCGCATCGCGCTTACAACACAGATTTGCCCGATTTGCTGCTCGCTGCGCTGGGCATGGCCGTTCACGAGTGGACGGGTATGAAGGAAGTGCTCATCGGTATGGAAGGTCATGGTCGACCGCCGATTCATCCCGATCTGGACGTTTCGCTCACAGTGGGTTGGTTTACAAGTTTGTATCCGTTTTTGCTTCAAACCGGGGCAGAGATGTCGATGCCGCAGCGTATTATTAACGTGAAAGAAAGCCGGCGCCAAATTCCGCATGATGGAATCGGTTACGGGCTTCTAAGATATTTGTCCAAACAGAAAGATAAGCTTAGGCTCGAGTCTGAGCCGGAATTGATCTTTAATTATTTCGGTCAATTGGATATGGAGATCAACGGTCTGATGAAGCGGTCTCCGTTGTCCAGCGGCGAAAACATAAGCGAAAGAACGAGATTGAGGCATCTCATCGGTGTGAATAGCTTCATCTCCGGCGGCGTACTGAACCTGACGGTGGAATATAACGGCAAGGCGTACAGCCAAAGCACGATGGAGCAATTGGCCGAACGGATCAGATCGGGCTTGCGGCAAGTCGTTTCGCATTGCATGGCTCAGAAACGAGCGGTGCTGACGCCGAGCGACGTTCTGTTTAAGGGATTAAGTCTAGATGATCTGCAGCAGCTTGCAGCGTCTACCTCTTCCGTCGGTGAGATTGAGAATGTTTTCGACATGACGCCCATGCAGAAGGGAATGTTGTTCCATAGTTTGCTGAACCCTGAGTCTTCGGCCTACTTTCAACAAGCTACCTTTGATCTTCTAGGCAATCTGGACGTCGAGCTTTTTCATGAGAGCTTGAATTTGATGGTTCAGCGTCACCAGGCTTTGCGGACAAACCTGTATCACGGTTGGAAAGGCGAGCATTTACAGGTCGTATTCAAAAGTAAATCTTGCGAGCTTTACTACGAGGACTTGCGGAATCGGAGCCGTACGGATCAAATGGCCTACGCGGAACAATACAGGCAAAAGGACAAAACGCGAAGTTTTGACTTGTACCGGGATTCCTTGATGCGAGTATCGATTCTGCAGACGGGAGATCGTGAGTATCGCTTCATTTGGAGCTTCCACCATATGATCATGGACGGCTGGTGCATCGCCCTCGTGACGAACGAAGTGTTTGACAGCTATAGCGCGCTTGTCAGAGGTCAGCAGCCTGTGTTGTATCCGGTAACACCTTACAGCGAATACATGACTTGGCTGGGACGCCAGGACGTCAGCGCTGCCGCTGCGTATTGGACCGAGTATCTGAGAGGCTGTGATTCTGCGACGGTGCTGACGAAGACAAAGCAACTATCGATAGGGGAGGGGTATTCGGCCGAAAAGCTGACCTCCGTGCTGGAAACAGATGTGAACGAAAGTCTACACCTCGCAGCCAAACAGCATCAAGTGACCATCCATTCATTGATCCAAACCGCTTGGGGAGTACTGCTGCAAAATAATAACTATCGTCAGGATGTCGTCTTCGGTTGCGTCGTGTCCGGAAGATCGGCGCAAGTCAAAGGGTTCGATAAGATGATCGGGTTGTTTATCAATACGATTCCCGTTCGTATTATCTGCGATGGGGAGGAGCCGTTCAGTGGCGTCATGAAACGAATGCAGGAGTTCGCACTGGCATCGAAGGAATACGAAACGTACCCGCTGTATGAAATTCAGGCAAAAAGCGTTCTTAAGCATAAACTAATCAGCCATATCATCAACTTTCTGAATTTTCCTCCTTCGCAATTGGATGAAACAAGAAGTGAATTGTCCGAACTTAAATTCGTGAATGTAAACTTTAATGAGGAAGTCAACTATAATTTTTTGCTTACCATTTCGCTGGCGGATTCGTTAATTCTGGAATACAACTACAACGCTTTGGTTTATAGCAAAGAAGACATCGAAGAGTTGAACCATGATTTCATTCAAATTCTGAAGCGAATTGCAATCAATCCGCTTGTCAGCATTGAGGATCTTAATCATCCTCATCACTATTCTTGGAGAAAGCAAGAAAATTACTGGCTGGAAAGATTGGCCGGAGAATGGCCTGTAATGGATCTGCCAACAGATTATCCAAGACCTGTTACACCTAACTATGGGAGGGAGAGAGGCGCAGTTGAATTTGTGATCGATCCTGCATTAACGGAGGGGTTGGGGCTGTTGTCCGGCCAATGCGGCAGCACCCTATTCACGGTTCTTCTTGCCGCATATTCGATTATGCTTTCCCAAAATAGCGGACAAACGGACATTCGGGTAGGCTGCCCTGTTGTAGTAAAACCGTCATCGGATCAGGGTAAAGAGGTCGAAAGCGGCGATAATACGCTGGTGCTGCGAAGCTTTCCAGAGGAAGACAAAACATTTGCTGCCTACTTGCAAGAAGTGAAGGAAACGATGCTGAACGCTATCGCGAATCAGAATTATCCATTCGAAGTGCTTGCGGAAAGGCTCGGCCTGGTGCGGAAAGATAGCTGCATTCCGACGATGCAAGCGATGTTTGTACAGCAAAGCGATGAAAGGAAGCTACTGGAACCGCCAGTCGGGCCGTCATTCATTTCCCACGGACGCCATTCAGCGGCATATAACATCGCTTGCAGCGATCTTTGCCTGTATGCTGCCGAGCAGGGAGAAGAGATCGGATGCCGTTTCGAGTACAACACGAAATTGTTTGAACGAAATACTATAGAGGAAATGATTAGCGACCTTACATGGCTGTTATCCGTCCTCATTGATAAGCCGCAACTCAAGCTGTCACAGCTAGAGCCGTCGGGCAGTGGCGTATCTGATAGTCCGTTAATTGAATTTAATTTTTAG
- a CDS encoding tyrosine-type recombinase/integrase yields the protein MNHSLDATVQQDLEDFLIYIQSRSFSTHTKDAYIRDVKGLLEYVGRSADQIKKVDIMRYQKIVRDRGAGDRSINRMLSAVRCFYNALIEFERVEVNPTLTIKKAKVEKNVVPVYLNEEELASFHESISGRHKLRDLTMCLLMGYAGLRVFEIHSLNVEHFVDGSEPYLQFMGKGRKWRTVPLHADIASIIRRYAAERLTVKDEADSTALFVSQKGHRISRRTIQSVVERTVKQVKGKRPELKHKKISSHKLRHTFATSHFRRGTDLRTLQALLGHSDISTTQVYTHVENKQLVEAQARISPNIPRLD from the coding sequence ATGAATCATTCACTAGATGCGACTGTTCAGCAGGACCTTGAAGATTTTCTCATCTATATCCAGAGCCGATCGTTCTCGACTCATACGAAAGATGCTTACATACGTGACGTGAAGGGCTTACTGGAGTACGTCGGTCGATCTGCGGATCAGATTAAGAAGGTCGATATTATGAGGTATCAGAAAATCGTGCGTGATCGCGGGGCAGGGGACCGTTCGATTAATCGAATGCTATCTGCGGTACGCTGCTTCTATAATGCACTGATCGAGTTCGAGCGAGTGGAGGTCAACCCTACGCTTACCATCAAGAAGGCGAAGGTCGAGAAGAACGTCGTTCCCGTCTATCTGAATGAAGAAGAACTTGCCAGCTTTCATGAAAGCATCTCAGGAAGGCATAAGCTGCGCGATCTTACGATGTGCCTCTTAATGGGCTATGCGGGGCTGCGCGTGTTTGAGATCCATTCGCTGAATGTCGAGCATTTCGTCGATGGATCGGAGCCGTACCTGCAATTTATGGGGAAGGGGAGAAAGTGGCGCACGGTACCGCTGCACGCAGATATTGCTTCTATTATAAGGAGGTATGCTGCGGAGCGTCTCACGGTTAAGGATGAAGCCGACTCCACCGCGTTGTTCGTCTCTCAGAAGGGACATCGCATCAGCAGACGTACGATTCAGAGCGTCGTCGAGCGTACGGTGAAGCAGGTCAAGGGCAAGCGACCGGAGCTGAAGCATAAGAAGATCAGCAGTCATAAGCTACGGCATACGTTTGCCACCTCACACTTTCGCCGCGGCACGGACCTGCGAACGCTGCAGGCGTTACTCGGACATTCGGATATTTCGACGACTCAAGTGTATACGCATGTGGAGAACAAGCAGCTCGTGGAGGCTCAGGCGAGGATTAGTCCGAATATTCCGAGGTTGGATTAG
- a CDS encoding co-chaperone YbbN: MSIIDIHESTLREAVIQSDIALVYFGAPWCPPCKAMTPVLYTLDKEHSEHIAILKVNCDESPQLASEYGIMSMPTVIVFNQGEPVDRLVGLRPIQVYRQAIARYLAI; encoded by the coding sequence TTGAGTATAATCGATATTCATGAATCTACCTTACGGGAAGCTGTCATTCAGTCCGATATCGCTCTGGTCTATTTCGGTGCACCGTGGTGTCCACCATGTAAAGCAATGACACCCGTACTGTACACGTTGGATAAGGAGCATTCTGAGCACATTGCGATTCTGAAGGTCAACTGTGATGAGTCTCCTCAGTTGGCTAGTGAATATGGAATTATGTCTATGCCGACCGTCATCGTCTTTAATCAAGGAGAACCGGTCGACCGACTCGTCGGACTCCGACCCATACAAGTATATCGTCAAGCTATCGCTCGCTATCTCGCAATATGA
- a CDS encoding MerR family transcriptional regulator has translation MRIGELSRRTGCSVRSIRYYEEQGLLSPIRDTNGYREYSPFAVEQVRTIQFYLSLGLTTAQIASFLHCVLTNKESFCKEVLPVYQQKLAEIDLQIATLQRIKVNLEDRIQAYKLETNTAAPQAE, from the coding sequence ATGCGAATCGGCGAGCTTTCGAGGCGAACAGGCTGCAGCGTTCGATCAATCCGATACTATGAGGAGCAAGGACTTCTTTCTCCAATCCGCGATACCAATGGATATAGAGAGTATTCCCCCTTTGCGGTGGAACAAGTAAGAACGATCCAATTTTACTTGAGTCTTGGCTTGACGACTGCGCAGATTGCCAGCTTCCTCCACTGTGTCTTGACGAATAAAGAAAGCTTCTGCAAGGAGGTGCTACCCGTCTATCAACAAAAGCTTGCGGAAATCGATCTACAGATCGCAACACTGCAAAGAATTAAAGTCAATCTGGAGGATCGGATTCAAGCCTATAAGCTTGAGACAAACACTGCCGCTCCACAGGCAGAATAA
- a CDS encoding ricin-type beta-trefoil lectin domain protein, giving the protein MYTFFRKIAFVMMTALLLGTTYLSNVALASGETPGSYVNYSLGTGTYTQVTFSQRLETDPGRANIFWAHQFAFKNNDVAYTGFQTFKDGGGMFIFSAWNATGAIPGVEGSYCVKFSEDGTGYSCRYNVRPIPHHTYKFVLSDRGNGYYGVKVYNITIGTIFDLGQLQVGTGNAIKGNISSWTEYFDWNDASTRCTDSPYSTMKVEAPTTNNGTVEAKLISTNTSTTCASYTKLHVTGTSAVHENGIGNSYAGRLVNANSGLCADVRNNSSAPGTPVDQYTCHTNSNQVFVFASDGTLHTQNGCLGTSGASTDNGANVELQVCNNSTNQQWSKQSDGTIQHSSGRVLDVPGFSTSTGTGLVIWDHNGGANQKWSFNK; this is encoded by the coding sequence ATGTACACGTTTTTTCGGAAAATTGCTTTTGTTATGATGACTGCTTTGCTACTAGGTACTACGTATCTGAGTAACGTTGCACTCGCATCAGGAGAGACACCTGGAAGCTATGTCAATTATTCATTGGGCACAGGAACGTATACGCAAGTAACATTCTCACAAAGACTTGAAACCGACCCGGGAAGAGCGAACATTTTTTGGGCACATCAGTTTGCGTTCAAAAACAACGATGTCGCATATACGGGTTTTCAAACGTTCAAGGATGGTGGGGGGATGTTCATCTTCTCCGCATGGAATGCTACAGGGGCAATACCTGGAGTTGAAGGTTCCTATTGTGTGAAATTCTCTGAGGACGGCACTGGCTACTCCTGCCGATATAACGTAAGGCCCATTCCTCATCACACCTACAAATTTGTTTTGTCGGATCGTGGGAATGGGTATTATGGTGTCAAGGTGTATAATATAACTATTGGAACGATATTTGACCTTGGACAGCTACAAGTAGGTACAGGTAACGCGATTAAAGGGAATATTTCATCATGGACCGAATACTTTGACTGGAACGATGCTAGCACACGCTGCACCGATTCCCCGTATTCCACGATGAAGGTAGAAGCACCTACAACGAATAATGGTACCGTCGAGGCTAAACTCATCAGCACCAATACAAGCACGACGTGCGCTTCTTACACGAAGCTGCATGTTACAGGAACTAGTGCTGTTCACGAGAACGGGATTGGTAATTCTTACGCGGGAAGACTCGTCAACGCGAATAGCGGTTTATGCGCAGATGTTCGTAACAATAGCAGTGCACCTGGAACTCCTGTAGACCAGTACACATGTCACACGAATAGCAATCAAGTGTTCGTCTTTGCGTCGGATGGCACGCTGCATACCCAGAATGGCTGTCTTGGAACATCCGGAGCCTCGACGGATAACGGAGCGAATGTCGAGCTGCAAGTTTGTAATAACAGCACGAATCAGCAGTGGAGTAAGCAATCAGATGGAACCATTCAACATAGCTCAGGGCGAGTATTAGATGTGCCTGGATTCTCAACCTCAACAGGAACAGGTCTAGTCATCTGGGATCACAACGGTGGCGCCAATCAGAAATGGTCATTCAATAAGTAA